The sequence GCCCAAGTGCGAACGGCTCTGGCTGCAGTTCTCGCTCTTCCTCCCCATTGTCGCGGAGCTCTTCAACAGCGCCGTCGAGCGGGGGGTGGATCTGAGCACGCGCGACTACCACCGGCTGGCCAAGGCGGCCAAGGACAGCGCCGCGGCGGCCTGCCTTATCAGTGTCGTTATGACGGTGATGATCTGGGCTGTCGTGCTACTTTAGGGCTGCTTTGATCTGCTCGACGAACTCCTCGATGTCGTTGTAGAGGGCCTGGAGATCCTCTTCGTGCTCGACCTCGTCGGCAAGGATCTGCGAGACGATGTCGTAGGTGACAATGTCCTTTTCGCGGGTGAGGTCGACGAGGTCCGAGTAGACGCTGATGGCGCACTGCTCCCCTTTGATCGCCTGCTCGAGGACCGCCATGACGTCGGGGTTTTCAGGCGCTTCGTAACCGCAGTTGCTGTGCACCATCCACTCCGAAGGGCTCAGTGCCGGCGTGCCGCCGAGCTGGATGATGCGGTCGGCGACCATCGTCGCGTGGCGCAGTTCGTCCGCCGCATGCTGGTCAAGCTCGGTGATCGCGGCGTCTTTCATGATTCCCTTGACGACCTTGGACTCGATGAAGTACTGGTAGTAGGCCAGCCACTCATCGCAGTACGCCTTGTTGAGCAGTTTGACGACCGCTTCCGCTTCAATGCCTTTGAGTATGGAAATACCGCGAATTGCCATGACGGACTCCTTTAAGAAATTGTAATAATTCCATCATAAGACGATTCATCTTAAGTCAAGATCAACAAATAATAATTATTGTTTTGTTCAGTTGGGTTTGATCCCCCCGGCGGTTTAGTGCTATGATAGTGGCAGCGAAGCAGTAGGAGGGAGAAATGGCAACGGTTATCTCGTACGGCGCGGCGGAAGTGGTGACGGGGTCATGCCACCTGCTCGAACTGGAAAACGGCAAGCAGATCCTTATCGACTGCGGTATGTTCCAGGGCGGGGAGGAGGAGCGCAACGCAGACGCATTCGGATTTGACCCGGCGCAGGTCGATTTCCTGCTGCTGACCCATGCGCACCTTGATCATTGCGGACGGATGCCCAAACTCGTCAAAGAGGGGTTCGACAAAACGATCGTGGCGACGCAGGCGACCTTCGACCTGGCCGAAGTCATTCTGCTCGACAGTGCCAAGATCATGCTCGAAGATTACGAAACCCACTTCAAAAAGGCGCTGCGCCGCGGCAGCGAAAAAGAGGTGAACCCTCCGCTCTACGGCGAAGACGACGTCAGGGATGCCCTGAGCCTCACCCGCATCCTGCCCGAATACGGCGAACCGTTCACCCTCTGCAAAGGGGTCGAAGTGACCTACCGGGATGCGGGGCACATTCTCGGCTCCGCCTTTATCGAGATCGCCTACGAGGAGGCGGGGGAGACGCGGACCATCGTCTTCTCCGGCGATATCGGCAACGATAACGACATGGTGCTGCCCAACCTCGCCCCCTGCCGCCATGCGGATTACCTCTATACCGAATCGACCTACGGGGACCGCGACCACCAGAACGCCCTGCAGAGTACGGCGGAGTTCAAAAAGGTCATCACCGATACCCTGTTTGACTGGGGGAACGTCCTGATTCCCTCCTTTGCGGTCGAGCGGACCCAGGAGATCCTTTTCCTGCTCAAGGAGATGCACGAAAGCGGTGAACTGCCGCACTGTAGGATCTTCGTCGACTCCCCGATGGCGATAAGGGCGACGGAGGTGTATGACCGCTACAGCGACCTGCTCAGCGCCAAGTGCCGCGAGGTGAAGGCGCGCGACGGCCGCGTCTTCGATTTTGAGCTGCTCTCCTATACCCTCGACGTCGGGGAGTCCAAGGCGATCAACCAGATCGACAGCCGGGCCATCATCATCGCCGGCAGCGGGATGTGTACGGGTGGCCGGATCCTGCACCACTTCAAGCACCGCCTCTGGAATCGCAAGAACGCGCTGATCTTCGTCGGCTACCAGGCGGCCGGGACGCTGGGGCGGCGGATCATCGACGGGGAGAAATGGATCAAGATCTACCGCGAAGATATCCGGATCGAGGCCAGCGTCTACACCATCAACGGCTTCTCGGCCCATGCCGACCAGTCGGGGATCCTCTCCTGGATCGAAGGGATGAACGGTGTGAAGAAGATCTTTCTCATCCACGGGGAAGCGGACAAGGAGCTGCTGTTCAAGCAGGCGATTGCGGAGAAGCTGCACAAAGAGGCGCATATCGTAGAGCAGAACGAGGTGATCTACCTGTAGCGCAACGGGAAAGGCAAGAGCAAGGAACACTGCTCTAAGGAGGAAGCGATGGCATATGTAAAGTGGTTCAGGGAGATCGGGATCGGCGATGTCCCCACCGTCGGGGGCAAAAACGCCTCCCTGGGGGAGATGTACCGGCATCTCAGCGCGGCGGGGGTCCTGGTCCCCAACGGTTTTGCCGTCACGGCGGAGGCTTATGACGCCGTGCTCGAAGCGAACGGCGCCCTTGAAAGGCTGCATGCCCTTCTCGATGATTTTGACCCCGACGATGTTGTGCAGCTGCAGGCGCGCGGAAAAGCGTGCCGGGAGATCGTCTACAACTGCACGCTCCCGAGCGCGCTGGAAGCGGAGATCCTGGAAGGCTACGAAGCGCTTAAACGCGAATACGGTGACGACGTCTCCCTGGCGGTGCGCTCCTCCGCGACGGCGGAGGACTCCCCGGAGGCCTCTTTCGCCGGGCAGAACGACACCTACCTCAACATCGCGTCCCCGGAGGCGCTGCTCGATGCCTACAAACGCTGCCTCGCCTCTAACTTCACCGACCGCTCCCTGCACTACAAGTTTGACAGCGGCTTCGACTATTTCGACGTCAGGCTCTGCGTCGTCGTCATGAAGATGGTCCGCAGCGACATCGGTGCGAGCGGCGTCATGTTCAGCATCGACACGGAGACGGGTTTCCGCGACGTCGTCTACATCACCGCTGCCTACGGGCTCGGCGAGAACGTT is a genomic window of Sulfurimonas sp. HSL1-2 containing:
- a CDS encoding diacylglycerol kinase, whose translation is MNKPKYSLRKNFGYAIEGFMHVFRHETIFKIETALFVVLSIVAWSIDVPKCERLWLQFSLFLPIVAELFNSAVERGVDLSTRDYHRLAKAAKDSAAAACLISVVMTVMIWAVVLL
- a CDS encoding ferritin-like domain-containing protein; translated protein: MAIRGISILKGIEAEAVVKLLNKAYCDEWLAYYQYFIESKVVKGIMKDAAITELDQHAADELRHATMVADRIIQLGGTPALSPSEWMVHSNCGYEAPENPDVMAVLEQAIKGEQCAISVYSDLVDLTREKDIVTYDIVSQILADEVEHEEDLQALYNDIEEFVEQIKAALK
- a CDS encoding MBL fold metallo-hydrolase; its protein translation is MATVISYGAAEVVTGSCHLLELENGKQILIDCGMFQGGEEERNADAFGFDPAQVDFLLLTHAHLDHCGRMPKLVKEGFDKTIVATQATFDLAEVILLDSAKIMLEDYETHFKKALRRGSEKEVNPPLYGEDDVRDALSLTRILPEYGEPFTLCKGVEVTYRDAGHILGSAFIEIAYEEAGETRTIVFSGDIGNDNDMVLPNLAPCRHADYLYTESTYGDRDHQNALQSTAEFKKVITDTLFDWGNVLIPSFAVERTQEILFLLKEMHESGELPHCRIFVDSPMAIRATEVYDRYSDLLSAKCREVKARDGRVFDFELLSYTLDVGESKAINQIDSRAIIIAGSGMCTGGRILHHFKHRLWNRKNALIFVGYQAAGTLGRRIIDGEKWIKIYREDIRIEASVYTINGFSAHADQSGILSWIEGMNGVKKIFLIHGEADKELLFKQAIAEKLHKEAHIVEQNEVIYL